A single window of Melopsittacus undulatus isolate bMelUnd1 chromosome 22, bMelUnd1.mat.Z, whole genome shotgun sequence DNA harbors:
- the TMEM223 gene encoding transmembrane protein 223, translated as MAAPRARAGAAAAALALEVAAAPPKDVVLFRHDRDRFFRLAGLFCAGQALFWGYLAHFAFTELRPPPGPAPDPAPGPEPDPAPGPEDPFRPRDNKWRYGFTAACATLGSLIMAAGCLFPLRAVRKVTLLRGGSEVTISTHGPLGLGQGPTITVPLRHVCCRSHRSEVPAAIPLKVKGRPFFFLMDKEGQVCNPRLFDVTVGAYRNL; from the exons ATGGCGGCGCCCAGGGCCCGTGCGGGCGCCGCCGCTGCGGCCTTAGCGCTGGAGGTGGCGGCGGCTCCGCCGAAGGACGTGGTTCTGTTCCGGCATGACCGGGACCGGTTCTTCCGCCTGGCAGGGCTGTTCTGTGCGGGGCAGGCGCTGTTCTGGGGGTACCTGGCGCATTTCGCCTTCACGGAGCTGCGGCCTCCACCGGGCCCCGCACCGGACCCCGCACCGGGACCCGAACCGGACCCCGCACCGGGACCCGAGGATCCCTTCCGGCCCCGGGATAACAAATGGCGTTACGGCTTCACCGCGGCCTGCGCCACGCTCG GCTCTCTGATCATGGCAGCCGGGTGCCTGTTCCCGTTACGCGCCGTGCGGAAGGTGACGCTGCTCCGGGGCGGCTCCGAGGTCACCATCAGCACCCATGGAccgctggggctggggcagggtcCCACCATCACCGTCCCCCTGCGCCACGTGTGCTGCCGCTCCCACCGCTCCGAGGTGCCGGCCGCCATCCCCCTCAAGGTGAAGGGACGTCCCTTCTTCTTCCTGATGGACAAGGAGGGGCAGGTCTGTAACCCGCGGCTCTTCGATGTCACCGTCGGCGCTTACCGCAACCTGTAA